The genomic DNA AAGAGGGTTTTTGGGTTAGATATCGAAGTTTGTTTTATCAGATAAAAATGGAGGGATTATTTGCTATGCAAATTTCATATCATGGACATTCTATCGTCAAAATACAAACAGGAAAGACAACGATTTTAATTGACCCATTTATAACGGGTAATAAGCTAACGGATTTAGTGGCGGTAGATGAAAAGCCGGACGTTATTTTATTGACACATGGTCATAATGATCATGTAGGAGACACGGTAGCGATTGCAAAGGAATGTGACGCACTTGTCGTTGCACCTAATGAGCTTGCGATTTATTTAGGCTGGCAAGGAGTCAGAACGCATGGAATGAATATTGGGGGTTCATGTCAATTTGATTTTGGAACGGTGAAATATACACAAGCATTCCATAGTTCATCATATACGACGGATGAGCAAGAGATTATTTATACGGGGATGCCAGCAGGGATTTTACTGACTGCTGAAGGGAAAACAATCTATCATGCAGGGGACACGTCGTTATTTGGTGATATGGAGCTGATTGGAAAGCGTCATGCGATTGATGTTGCCTTTGTTCCGATTGGCGATAATTTTACGATGGGACCAGAAGATGCCGCATATGCGGTTGAATTGCTTAAACCGAGCTTAACTGTACCAGTGCATTTTAATACATTTCCACCGATTGAACAGGATCCAGAAACGTTTAAAGCACTTGTCGAAAAATATGAAGTGAAGATTATGGCGGCAGGAGATACATTGGAATTATAAGCAGTGACATTTGCACGGGCAAAAGAGTGCTGTGCGCTTTCCCATGCACTTTGTGGTAAAATAGCCATAAGGTCATGAAAGAGAAAAGGTGAAGAGATGTCGACTAAACATGAATTGATATTACGATATATCGAAGGACTTGCTGTCGGTGAGAAAATATCGGTTCGCCAAGTTGCGAAGGCACTGTCTGTCAGCGATGGGACAGCTTATCGGGCTATTAAGGAAGCGGAAAATCAGAAACTTGTTAATACGATTGAACGTGTTGGTACAATTAGAATTGAAAAAAAGAAAAAAGAGAATATTGAACGATTGACGTATGCAGAAGTGATTAATATTGTCGATGGGCTTGTCCTTGGCGGTCGTGGCGGTTTGCATAAAACCTTGACGAAGTTTGTCATAGGGGCTATGCAGCTTGATGATATGATGCGTTACATTGACGCCGGCAGTCTACTGATTGTTGGAAATAGGCTAAAAGCGCATGAAACGGCGTTGTTGGCTGGAGCGGCTGTCCTCGTGACAGGTGGTTTTGATGCAACGGATGAGGTTAAAAAATTAGCAGATGAACTGGAGTTGCCGGTCATTTCAACGAGCTATGATACATTTACAGTTGCGACGATGTTGAATCGGGCTATCTATGACCAGCTGATTGAAAAGGAAATTTTGCTTGTTGAAGATATTTTGACGCCTTTATCGGAAACAATCACTTTGTCTACGAAAGATCAAGTTGCTCATTTCAATGAGGTAAATGCCCAAACAGCGCATTCTGGATATCCTGTTATTGAGAAAAGTGGGAAACTTGTAGGGATTATCACTTCGCGTGATGCGGTTGGCAAGTCCGATACAGAACTGATTTCAAAGGTTATGACCCAACGATTAATTACCGTCACAGGGAAAACGAGTGTTGCATCAGCGGGTCATAGCATGATTTGGGAAGGCATAGATCTATTACCGGTTGTGACAGATTCAGGGGCGTTAGAGGGCATTATTAGCCGGCAAGACGTATTAAAAGCGTTACAGTCGGCTCAACGTCAACCGCAACAAGGGGAAACGATTGATGACATTGTTAAAAAGCAAATGAAAGTTGTTGAAGGCCCGCCACAATCCATTGAATTCACGGTTATCCCTCAAATGACGAATCAGTTTGGGTCCTTATCGTATGGTGCTCTGACAACATTGCTGACAGAGGCGGGTAATCGGGTTATTAAAACGCATAAACGCGGTGAAAGTGTCCCGGAAAATATGACATTATATTTTATCAAACATGTTCAGCTAGGGAGTATTGTCACCGTAGAACCTCGTATTTTACATATGAGTCGTCGTTTTGTAAAAGTCGATTTCGATATTTTCACAGAAGGCGAACTCGTCGCCAAAGCGATGTTCATGTATCAAATGTTTGAGAGGTAGTCAAGAAAAGGGGGAAGGCGCCCGAAACAGCTTATGACCCGAGCAGCTGGCACCTGAAGCCTAGACAATAACAAAAGCGCAAGGCATAAATGAAAAAACTGATGCACGATAAGTGCATCAGTCTTCGTTCAGAGTCGTTTCTTCATCAACAAAACGTCTATAATGTTTATAAGCACGATAATTAAAAATCAGTACGAATGCGCCGAGTAAAATAAATACGGCCGCAATCACGTAGGTCGCGACATCTTTAAATAGGAGTAGCTGATTGAGTCCGAAAAACAACAGCAAACCACCAAGAGACGAGCCGGCCATGCTGGCGTACATTTTTTTACGAATCGGGAATACGTAGCGAGTACGGAACTGGCGAGTTTTAAAATATAAATAAAAGACCCCAGAAGCGATGATGAAAAAGACGAAAATAAGGTTTAACACGTTCACGATAAAAGCCCTCCATTGACTACAGCACTACTTTCATTGTAGCGGCTTTTACATGAGATTGCGACCGGAATATACAGAAGCCTGGAGGAAAAGGAAATGAGAAGACAAATCATCGACACAATTGAAAAATACAATCGGATTATTATTCATCGACATGTAAGGCCTGATCCAGATGCATATGGCTCCCAAATGGGGCTAAAAGAATTGTTGCAAGCAAATTATCCAGAGAAGGAAGTATATGCAGCGGGTACGCACGAAGAATCACTTACATATTTGGCTGTTCCAGATCAAGTTGACCGTTTACTTTACGAAGGGGCACTGGTCATTATTACGGATACAGGAAATACGGAACGTATCGATGGTGAGCATTATATGGCAGGCGATTTACGCATTAAAATCGATCATCACCCTGATGCGGACCCATACGGTGACGTGAAATGGGTAGATACGACCTCGAGTTCCACTTCAGAAATGATTTATTCTCTATTTGAAGAGGGGCAGGAGCATGATGGTTGGAAGATGACGACAGCTGCTGCAAGATTATTATTTGCAGGAATTGTCGGTGATACGGGGCGTTTCATGTTCCCAAGTACGACAGAGCAGACATTTGAAGTGGCGAGTAATTTGATTAAATTTGACTTTGATCGCTCGGAACTGTTTGCAGGTATGTATGAAGTGAAACGGGAATTGCTTCATCTTAAGGGATATATTTATCAGCACTTTACGATGGATGAAAATGGAGCTGCCTTTGTTAAAATCGATAAAGCAATACTGGAACAATTTGGTGTAACGGCTTCTGATACATCTCAACTTGTTGGTGCATTGGGAGACGTCAATGGGATTTGTGCCTGGACGATTTTTATCGAAGAAGAGGATCAAATCCGTGTAAGACTGCGTTCGAAAGGACCGGTTATTAACCAATTGGCCGCTGAATTTGGAGGCGGAGGGCATCCACTCGCCTCAGGGGCATCTGTGCATTCGTGGGAAGAGGCGGATGAGGTTATTGCGAAGTTAAAACAATTATGTATGTAAAAAGATGGGCGGAGGGATTGCATTGACACTTGTCTATCCGCAAATAGTGACTGGCGCAGACTTGCTGCGTGGCATTATAAAATTGGACCAATTAGCCCCACTTCTGCAAAGGAGAGGGGCTATGTCCGTTGCGATAGTAGATTCAAAGCTGTATGGCATTCGTTCGTTTTATAAGGTGATGACGAAATACGGCATACATCCTGTAATGGGTTTGAGTATCCATTTGGAAACGGGCGATGGAGAGGGCGTCTTGCTCTATATTTATGCCAAAGATGACGAGGGATTCCGTAACTTACTGAAAATGAGTAGTGCGATTGCTGTGAGAGATTCTGAAACACTTCCCTTACAATGGCTTAAAGCGTATCAATCAGGCTGTGTCATTGTTTGTCCTATGACGGATAGAACATGGGACAACAAGCAGCACGAAGACTTGTGTAGACGTTTAGTTGAAGTTTGTAGTAGGTCGACCATCATGGTAGGCATTGATCGGCCGAATGGACGCAAACATCAGGACGAAATGAAAATTGAAACAATCGCAAACGCTGTAAACCTCCCGATTGTTGCCTGCCATGAATCTCGTTATCTGGGGAAAGAGGATGCTTTTGCGTATGAGGTAGCAGAAGCCATTCGGAGTGGTTATAAGTTGACAGATCCAGCTCGCCCTAAATTCCAACACCAAGCTGCGTATATTCCTGAGGAACAAGAGATACAAATGTGGTTTGCGGATCGACCAGAATGGTTAACAAATATGGCAGAGATGTTGTTAGCATGCAATGCAGCACCGCCACCAAGTCAACTGCGCATGCCGATTTTCCCAGTACCTGCAGGCGAGACGGCGCAGTCCGTCTTGAAACGCAATAGTATAGCGGGACTCAAACAACGGCTGGGACATTTACCAGAAGCCTATATGGATCGACTTCAATATGAAATAACAGTCATCAGTGACATGGGCTTTGCCGATTATTTTCTCATTGTTGAAGATTTTATGCGCTATGCAGCAGAGCAACAGATTTTAACGGGACCTGGTAGGGGGTCATCCGCGGGTTCGCTCGTTGCCTTTGCGCTGCATATTACAGATGTCGACCCTATTAAATACGGTCTTATTTTTGAACGATTTTTAAATCCCGGACGTGTCACTATGCCGGATATTGATATCGATTTTGCAGATGATCGCCGGGCTGAGGTTATCGATTATGTGGCTGGAAAATACGGGAAGGCATATGTGGCGCAAATTATTACGTTTGGGACATTGTCTACGAAATCTGTTGCCCGAAATGTCGCCCGGGTTTTTGATTTTACAAATGAGGAAATGGCATTTCTCTCAAGAGAAATTGCAAATAGTTCAGGGCGGACACTCGAAGAAGCTGTAGCTCAATCGAAGGTACTGCGTGAATGGATGGCAATGGAGCCGGCACGGAAGAGGTGGTTCGATGCGGCATTAGCACTTGAAGGGTTACCGCGCAATGCGTCTACACATGCTGCGGGGGTGCTATTATCGCCAATACCACTTGTGGAAGTTGTGCCACTCCAAAATGGGGGAGACGATGTCTATTTAACGCAGTGGCCAATGGGAGATGTAGAAGAGCAAGGTTTGTTGAAGATGGATTTTCTTGGTTTGCGTAATTTAACCTTGCTAGATCGGATTCAAGCAATGATTGCCTACGATAAAGGGATTCGGTTAGATTTTGGAAAGATTCCATTGAATGATGAAAAGACCTATCAGCTTTTTCAAGTTGGAGATATGACAGGCATTTTCCAATTTGAATCGGCTGGAATGCGCGAGGCACTTAGATTGATTCGACCGAGTCGATTTGAAGACATCTTTGCCATCAATGCGTTATATCGACCAGGACCTATGGAGAATATTCCGCTGTACAGTCGCCGAAAAAATGATCGGGAGCCTATCGTGTATAGTCACCCTTTACTTGAGCCGATTTTATCAGAAACGTACGGTGTAATTGTCTATCAGGAGCAAATTATGCAAATTGCGGTGCAGGTGGCCGGATTTACGATGGCGGAAGCCGATTTGTTAAGGCGAGCGGTTGGCAAGAAGAAACGGGAAATTCTTCAGCAAGAACGCATTCATTTTACACAAAGTGCGGTGGACAACGGTTTTCCTGAAACTGTGGCAGTTGAGATTTATGATCTGATTATCAAATTTGCGGATTACGGATTTCCGAAAAGCCATGCCGTCGCGTATTCGCTTATTTCTTATCGACTGGCTTTTTTGAAAGCCAATGAACCCGCCTATTTTTACGCAGCATTGCTGTCATCTACGACAGGAAATGCAGATAAGACAATGGAGTTATTGCGAGAGATTAAGACAAAGGGGATTCAATTGCTCCCGCCATCTGTTAGGCATAGCAAGTATATGTATACGGTCGAGAAGGGGGCGATTCGGATTGGGCTGGGCGCGATTAGAGGGATTACACCGACTTTTTACAATGCTGTAAAGGATGTAAGGAAAGAGACGGGAGCTTGGAAAACACTATTTGATATGGCGGTGGCTCTTGGTGTGGATTTTTTTACAGAGAAATCGATTCGTCCGCTTATTAAAGCCGGTGCCCTTGATATGTATGGCCAATCTCGCGCTGTTCTTTTTGCCTCGATTGATGCTGCAATCGCACATGCACTCTTTCTCCGACCGGATGATGGAGATGACTTATTCAGTGACGTCTTGAGCTCCATTGCAAGCCCTAAGTATTCACCGGGGGCAGTGTTGTCTAGGATGACCATCTTGGAGTACGA from Sporosarcina sp. FSL K6-1522 includes the following:
- a CDS encoding metal-dependent hydrolase, coding for MQISYHGHSIVKIQTGKTTILIDPFITGNKLTDLVAVDEKPDVILLTHGHNDHVGDTVAIAKECDALVVAPNELAIYLGWQGVRTHGMNIGGSCQFDFGTVKYTQAFHSSSYTTDEQEIIYTGMPAGILLTAEGKTIYHAGDTSLFGDMELIGKRHAIDVAFVPIGDNFTMGPEDAAYAVELLKPSLTVPVHFNTFPPIEQDPETFKALVEKYEVKIMAAGDTLEL
- a CDS encoding DRTGG domain-containing protein, with the protein product MSTKHELILRYIEGLAVGEKISVRQVAKALSVSDGTAYRAIKEAENQKLVNTIERVGTIRIEKKKKENIERLTYAEVINIVDGLVLGGRGGLHKTLTKFVIGAMQLDDMMRYIDAGSLLIVGNRLKAHETALLAGAAVLVTGGFDATDEVKKLADELELPVISTSYDTFTVATMLNRAIYDQLIEKEILLVEDILTPLSETITLSTKDQVAHFNEVNAQTAHSGYPVIEKSGKLVGIITSRDAVGKSDTELISKVMTQRLITVTGKTSVASAGHSMIWEGIDLLPVVTDSGALEGIISRQDVLKALQSAQRQPQQGETIDDIVKKQMKVVEGPPQSIEFTVIPQMTNQFGSLSYGALTTLLTEAGNRVIKTHKRGESVPENMTLYFIKHVQLGSIVTVEPRILHMSRRFVKVDFDIFTEGELVAKAMFMYQMFER
- a CDS encoding YtpI family protein; the encoded protein is MNVLNLIFVFFIIASGVFYLYFKTRQFRTRYVFPIRKKMYASMAGSSLGGLLLFFGLNQLLLFKDVATYVIAAVFILLGAFVLIFNYRAYKHYRRFVDEETTLNED
- a CDS encoding bifunctional oligoribonuclease/PAP phosphatase NrnA, which produces MRRQIIDTIEKYNRIIIHRHVRPDPDAYGSQMGLKELLQANYPEKEVYAAGTHEESLTYLAVPDQVDRLLYEGALVIITDTGNTERIDGEHYMAGDLRIKIDHHPDADPYGDVKWVDTTSSSTSEMIYSLFEEGQEHDGWKMTTAAARLLFAGIVGDTGRFMFPSTTEQTFEVASNLIKFDFDRSELFAGMYEVKRELLHLKGYIYQHFTMDENGAAFVKIDKAILEQFGVTASDTSQLVGALGDVNGICAWTIFIEEEDQIRVRLRSKGPVINQLAAEFGGGGHPLASGASVHSWEEADEVIAKLKQLCM
- the dnaE gene encoding DNA polymerase III subunit alpha, with translation MTLVYPQIVTGADLLRGIIKLDQLAPLLQRRGAMSVAIVDSKLYGIRSFYKVMTKYGIHPVMGLSIHLETGDGEGVLLYIYAKDDEGFRNLLKMSSAIAVRDSETLPLQWLKAYQSGCVIVCPMTDRTWDNKQHEDLCRRLVEVCSRSTIMVGIDRPNGRKHQDEMKIETIANAVNLPIVACHESRYLGKEDAFAYEVAEAIRSGYKLTDPARPKFQHQAAYIPEEQEIQMWFADRPEWLTNMAEMLLACNAAPPPSQLRMPIFPVPAGETAQSVLKRNSIAGLKQRLGHLPEAYMDRLQYEITVISDMGFADYFLIVEDFMRYAAEQQILTGPGRGSSAGSLVAFALHITDVDPIKYGLIFERFLNPGRVTMPDIDIDFADDRRAEVIDYVAGKYGKAYVAQIITFGTLSTKSVARNVARVFDFTNEEMAFLSREIANSSGRTLEEAVAQSKVLREWMAMEPARKRWFDAALALEGLPRNASTHAAGVLLSPIPLVEVVPLQNGGDDVYLTQWPMGDVEEQGLLKMDFLGLRNLTLLDRIQAMIAYDKGIRLDFGKIPLNDEKTYQLFQVGDMTGIFQFESAGMREALRLIRPSRFEDIFAINALYRPGPMENIPLYSRRKNDREPIVYSHPLLEPILSETYGVIVYQEQIMQIAVQVAGFTMAEADLLRRAVGKKKREILQQERIHFTQSAVDNGFPETVAVEIYDLIIKFADYGFPKSHAVAYSLISYRLAFLKANEPAYFYAALLSSTTGNADKTMELLREIKTKGIQLLPPSVRHSKYMYTVEKGAIRIGLGAIRGITPTFYNAVKDVRKETGAWKTLFDMAVALGVDFFTEKSIRPLIKAGALDMYGQSRAVLFASIDAAIAHALFLRPDDGDDLFSDVLSSIASPKYSPGAVLSRMTILEYEREVLGFYLSEHPAMEAKKSLGGGFSDISLIGTMADRGNVKIVGLIRDIKRIRTKKGEEMAFVTIQDETGDISCTFFPKHYTTSSSHLVEMAMIQLEGVVEHRRGKPQILVHQTKPL